From Rhizobium sp. NZLR1, a single genomic window includes:
- a CDS encoding alpha-amylase family protein: protein MLDARKQNTDTLRTPEWFKTATRWTQLTFVEDDPEKYDPAFWIDVFKRTKSNAVCLSAGGYIAYYPSDVPYHYVSKYLGDKDIFGALVDAARKLDMHVMARVDPHAIHDDAAKAHPEWVMINADGTPRRHWAYPDVWVTNAYGDYNTVFMPEVVKEIVRKYDIDAIFANRWQGHGVDYSEDSARRFKDMSGHHLPKKPDAEDPAWQAWVQWRRRVLTDMIAQWDDAVKAIRPHASFIPNMGGASLMEFDLSVIARHCPFLVVDHQGRKGLELGWSAGRNGKRIRATFPDRPVVLITSIGPEEEYRWKDAVTSGEEMQLWINDGTAHGLYAWFTKFNGVVPDKRWVEPVADAFGLQAAVEPVLESMKPTAEIAVVDPSTTLRHWAPEERHFAEKHDLGLYHALVEARLPFELLSDQVLTEDNLDRFKLIILANASCLSDVQNAAIRAYVDRGGSVIASYETSLRDEFGKKRPDFGLADVLGAKFIAGPRGIVKNTYIALSGDHPINQGYEDAERIMGGTRLIHAEPYADAKTPFLYVPDFPDLPMEEVYPREDPKGAAVIARETGKGGRTVYIPWNIGEIFWEVFAVDHARLLANAVHWALGKTPRITVKGKGVVDLALRENDHGLALSLFNLTNPMMMKGPIRENYPLATQTVSVEIPEGRSMAKAWLVVADRAASFTLGNGRAQVEVPSIDRLEVLHLTWK, encoded by the coding sequence ATGCTCGACGCCAGGAAACAGAACACCGATACGTTGAGGACGCCGGAGTGGTTCAAGACCGCGACCCGCTGGACCCAGCTGACCTTCGTGGAGGATGACCCGGAAAAATATGACCCGGCCTTCTGGATCGATGTCTTCAAGCGCACCAAATCGAATGCGGTCTGTCTCAGCGCCGGCGGCTATATCGCCTATTATCCGAGCGATGTGCCCTACCACTATGTGAGCAAATATCTCGGCGACAAGGATATCTTCGGCGCGCTCGTCGACGCCGCCCGCAAGCTCGACATGCATGTCATGGCCCGCGTCGACCCGCATGCGATCCACGACGACGCAGCCAAGGCCCATCCGGAATGGGTGATGATCAATGCCGACGGCACGCCGCGCCGCCACTGGGCCTATCCCGATGTCTGGGTGACCAATGCCTATGGCGATTATAACACCGTTTTCATGCCGGAAGTGGTCAAGGAGATCGTCCGCAAATACGATATCGACGCGATCTTCGCCAATCGCTGGCAGGGCCACGGCGTCGATTACAGCGAAGACAGCGCTCGCCGCTTCAAGGACATGTCTGGCCATCACCTGCCGAAGAAGCCCGATGCCGAGGATCCGGCCTGGCAGGCCTGGGTGCAGTGGCGCCGCCGTGTGCTGACGGACATGATCGCCCAGTGGGACGATGCCGTGAAGGCGATCCGCCCGCATGCGAGCTTCATCCCGAACATGGGCGGCGCTTCGCTAATGGAGTTCGACCTCTCGGTCATCGCCAGGCATTGCCCCTTCCTCGTCGTCGACCATCAGGGCCGCAAGGGCCTTGAACTCGGCTGGTCGGCCGGGCGCAACGGCAAGCGCATCCGCGCCACCTTCCCCGACCGCCCGGTCGTGCTGATCACCTCGATCGGCCCGGAGGAGGAATATCGCTGGAAGGACGCCGTCACCTCGGGTGAGGAGATGCAGCTCTGGATCAATGACGGCACGGCCCACGGCCTCTACGCCTGGTTCACCAAGTTCAACGGCGTCGTGCCCGACAAGCGCTGGGTCGAGCCTGTGGCCGACGCCTTCGGTCTGCAGGCAGCCGTCGAGCCGGTACTGGAAAGCATGAAGCCGACCGCAGAAATCGCCGTCGTCGATCCCTCGACGACGCTGCGTCACTGGGCGCCGGAAGAGCGGCACTTTGCCGAGAAGCACGATCTCGGTCTCTATCACGCCCTCGTCGAAGCCCGCCTGCCCTTCGAACTGCTTTCGGATCAGGTGCTGACCGAGGACAACCTCGACCGTTTCAAGCTGATCATTCTCGCCAATGCCTCCTGCCTCTCGGATGTGCAAAACGCGGCGATCCGCGCCTATGTCGATCGCGGCGGCAGCGTCATCGCTTCCTATGAGACATCGCTGCGGGACGAGTTCGGCAAGAAACGTCCGGACTTCGGCCTTGCCGACGTGCTCGGTGCAAAATTCATCGCCGGCCCGCGCGGCATCGTCAAGAATACCTATATCGCCCTTTCCGGCGATCATCCGATCAACCAGGGTTATGAAGACGCCGAGCGCATCATGGGCGGCACCCGCCTCATCCACGCCGAGCCGTATGCCGATGCGAAGACACCCTTCCTCTACGTTCCCGATTTCCCGGATCTGCCGATGGAAGAGGTCTATCCGCGTGAGGACCCGAAAGGAGCGGCCGTCATCGCCCGCGAAACCGGCAAGGGCGGACGCACAGTCTATATCCCCTGGAATATCGGCGAGATCTTCTGGGAAGTCTTTGCTGTCGACCACGCCCGCCTGCTTGCCAATGCCGTCCACTGGGCGCTCGGCAAGACGCCGCGCATCACCGTCAAGGGCAAGGGCGTCGTCGATCTGGCGCTTCGAGAAAACGATCATGGCCTAGCACTTAGCCTCTTCAACCTCACCAACCCGATGATGATGAAAGGTCCGATCCGCGAGAATTACCCTCTGGCTACACAGACCGTTTCGGTGGAGATTCCAGAGGGCCGATCGATGGCGAAGGCGTGGCTTGTCGTTGCCGACCGCGCCGCAAGCTTCACCCTCGGGAATGGCCGCGCACAGGTGGAGGTGCCGAGCATTGATCGGCTGGAGGTGCTGCACCTCACCTGGAAATGA
- a CDS encoding ABC transporter permease, protein MSTHETFGTHAGPLHAVADGPSISPLKQGKTVSTAAIGPWRLVAGKLVRQKVAMVAGAIILFLYLVGLFAEFLAPALPTTSRPQYTYAPPQGFSFFVEKPDGSSEFNFHVKSYKVEIDKVALRRTFVVDDTKVVPIGFFVKGAAYDLWGLIPMNRHLIGPLNQNDPMYLLGADRLGRDVFSRLVYGTRVSMSIGLVGVAMSLILGVVLGSISGFYGGWVDTLMQRLIEVVSAMPTIPLWLGLAAAIPLTWSPVNVYFVITIIVSLLGWTSLAREVRGRFLALRSEDFVVAARLDGSSEARLIFRHILPSLTSHILAVVTLAVPTMIVAETSLSFLGIGLKPPVVSWGVLLQDAQNIRTVATAPWLLIWPSLAVVVAVLSFNFFGDGLRDAADPYES, encoded by the coding sequence ATGAGCACGCACGAAACCTTCGGAACCCATGCAGGCCCGCTCCATGCCGTCGCCGACGGTCCCTCGATCAGCCCGCTGAAACAGGGCAAGACCGTCTCGACCGCCGCGATTGGCCCCTGGCGGCTGGTCGCGGGCAAGCTGGTCCGCCAAAAGGTGGCGATGGTAGCCGGCGCAATCATTCTCTTCCTCTATCTGGTCGGCCTCTTCGCCGAATTTCTGGCGCCCGCCTTACCGACGACCTCGCGGCCGCAATACACCTATGCCCCACCGCAGGGCTTCAGCTTCTTCGTCGAAAAACCGGACGGCAGCTCGGAATTCAATTTCCACGTGAAGAGCTACAAGGTCGAGATCGACAAGGTGGCGCTGCGCCGCACCTTCGTCGTCGACGACACCAAGGTGGTGCCGATCGGCTTCTTCGTCAAAGGCGCCGCCTATGATCTCTGGGGCTTGATCCCGATGAACAGGCACCTGATCGGCCCTCTCAACCAGAACGACCCGATGTATCTGCTCGGCGCCGACCGTCTCGGCCGCGACGTCTTCTCGCGCCTCGTCTACGGCACCCGAGTCTCTATGTCGATCGGCCTCGTCGGCGTCGCCATGTCGCTGATCCTGGGTGTCGTACTCGGTTCGATCTCGGGCTTCTACGGCGGCTGGGTGGATACCCTGATGCAGCGGCTCATCGAGGTCGTCAGCGCCATGCCGACCATCCCGCTCTGGCTGGGTCTGGCGGCGGCGATCCCGCTGACATGGTCGCCGGTCAACGTCTATTTCGTCATAACGATCATCGTCTCCTTGCTCGGCTGGACCAGCCTCGCCCGCGAGGTGCGCGGCCGGTTTCTTGCGCTACGCAGCGAGGATTTCGTCGTTGCCGCCAGACTCGACGGATCGAGCGAAGCGCGGCTGATCTTCCGCCACATCCTGCCGTCGCTGACGAGCCACATCCTCGCGGTCGTCACCCTTGCCGTGCCGACCATGATCGTCGCCGAGACGTCGCTCTCCTTCCTCGGCATCGGCTTGAAGCCGCCGGTCGTCAGCTGGGGCGTGCTGTTGCAGGACGCGCAGAACATTCGCACGGTCGCCACCGCGCCATGGCTGCTGATCTGGCCGTCGCTCGCGGTCGTCGTCGCCGTGCTGTCCTTCAATTTCTTCGGCGACGGCCTTCGCGATGCCGCCGACCCCTATGAGAGCTGA
- the otnI gene encoding 2-oxo-tetronate isomerase, with amino-acid sequence MPKFSANLSFLYQDLPFLDRFAAAARDGFGALEYLGPYAEPKEKVAETLKASGLKQALFNVPSGDWAGGERGIACLPDRVQEFRDGVTQALDYAKALNCRQVNVISGLVPKGADLETLETVLVDNLKYAAKRAADAGVRLLIEPINLRDIPGFFLSSTAHVERILDRVGSDNLYIQYDFYHMQIMQGDLMPTFTRLQEKIAHVQIADNPGRNEPGTGEINYRFILSELDRLGYDGWVGCEYKPKSGTSEGLGWMKPYRKQARTA; translated from the coding sequence GTGCCGAAATTCTCCGCCAACCTTTCCTTCCTCTATCAGGACCTACCGTTCCTCGATCGTTTCGCCGCTGCCGCACGGGACGGTTTCGGCGCGCTCGAATATCTCGGCCCCTATGCCGAGCCGAAGGAGAAGGTCGCCGAGACGCTGAAGGCAAGTGGCCTGAAACAGGCGCTCTTCAACGTGCCATCAGGAGACTGGGCCGGCGGTGAGCGCGGCATTGCCTGCCTGCCGGATCGCGTGCAGGAATTCCGCGATGGTGTGACCCAGGCGCTCGATTATGCCAAGGCGCTCAATTGCCGGCAGGTCAACGTCATCTCCGGCCTGGTGCCGAAGGGTGCGGACCTCGAAACGCTGGAAACGGTGCTGGTCGACAATCTGAAATATGCAGCAAAGCGCGCCGCCGATGCCGGCGTCAGGCTGCTGATCGAGCCGATCAACCTGCGCGATATTCCGGGTTTCTTCCTGTCGAGCACCGCCCATGTCGAACGCATCCTCGACAGGGTCGGCTCCGACAATCTCTATATCCAGTATGATTTCTATCACATGCAGATCATGCAGGGCGATCTGATGCCGACCTTCACAAGGCTGCAGGAGAAGATCGCCCATGTGCAGATCGCCGACAATCCCGGCCGCAACGAACCCGGCACCGGCGAGATCAATTACCGCTTCATCCTCTCTGAACTCGACCGCCTTGGCTACGACGGCTGGGTCGGCTGTGAATACAAGCCGAAATCAGGCACCAGCGAGGGCCTCGGCTGGATGAAACCCTACCGGAAGCAAGCGAGAACAGCATGA
- a CDS encoding ABC transporter permease has protein sequence MLGYIFKRVLYMIPTLFGMSLISFLIIQLPPGDYLTSMIATMSDSGQTVDPAQIERLKEIYGFDDPFYVQYLKWIWGIVSRGDFGYSFEWGQPVSGLIWARMGSTLVISLLSLLFVWIVALPIGIYSAVRRHSVGDHVFTFLGFIGLAVPNFILALTLMYIAYKYLGQSVGGLISPEYAEAPWSLAKVGDFLAHLWIPIIIIGASGTAAMIRILRANLTDELHKPYVVTARAKGLPEYKVILKYPVRIALNPFVSAIGWVLPHLVSGVTITAIVLNLPTAGPLLFRALISQDMYLAGSFILLLSALTLVGMLLSDLLLALLDPRIRFN, from the coding sequence ATGCTTGGCTATATCTTCAAGCGCGTGCTCTACATGATCCCGACCTTGTTCGGCATGTCGCTGATCTCGTTCCTGATCATCCAGCTGCCGCCGGGTGACTACCTGACCTCGATGATCGCCACCATGAGCGACAGCGGCCAGACCGTCGATCCCGCGCAGATCGAGCGCCTCAAGGAAATTTATGGCTTCGACGACCCCTTCTATGTCCAATACCTGAAATGGATCTGGGGCATCGTCAGCCGCGGCGACTTCGGCTACTCCTTCGAATGGGGCCAGCCGGTCTCCGGCCTGATCTGGGCCCGCATGGGCTCGACGCTGGTGATCTCGCTCTTGAGCTTGCTCTTCGTCTGGATCGTCGCTTTGCCGATCGGCATCTATTCCGCCGTCCGCCGCCACTCCGTCGGCGATCACGTCTTCACGTTCCTCGGCTTCATCGGCCTGGCGGTGCCGAACTTCATCCTCGCGCTGACGCTGATGTACATCGCCTATAAATATCTCGGCCAGAGCGTCGGCGGGCTGATCTCGCCGGAATATGCCGAAGCGCCGTGGAGCCTTGCCAAGGTCGGCGACTTCCTCGCCCATCTCTGGATCCCGATTATCATCATCGGCGCATCGGGAACGGCGGCGATGATCCGCATCCTGCGCGCCAACCTGACGGATGAACTGCACAAGCCTTATGTGGTCACCGCCCGCGCCAAGGGCTTGCCGGAGTACAAGGTCATCCTCAAATATCCTGTCAGAATCGCGCTCAATCCCTTCGTCTCGGCAATTGGCTGGGTATTGCCGCACCTCGTCTCCGGCGTCACCATCACCGCCATCGTGCTGAACCTGCCGACCGCCGGCCCGCTGCTTTTTCGCGCGCTGATCTCACAGGATATGTATCTCGCCGGCAGCTTCATCCTGCTTTTGAGCGCCCTCACCCTCGTCGGCATGCTGCTGTCGGATCTGCTGCTGGCGCTGCTCGATCCGCGCATCCGGTTCAATTGA
- a CDS encoding 2-hydroxy-3-oxopropionate reductase, with protein sequence MNIGFIGLGVMGRPMAEHLIDSGHTLHLHRVKEVSQHLVDKGGKAALGAKAVAEASDIIVLMLPDTPDVETVLFSENGVASGLSEGKLVIDMSSISPVATKSFAKRVEALGCDYLDAPVSGGEVGAKAASLTIMVGGKEQAFERARPLFEKMGKNITHVGGSGDGQTAKVANQIIVGLTIEAVAEALLFARKAGADPAKVRAALMGGFAASRILEVHGERMVKETFEPGFRIRLHRKDMTLAVDAARALDLSLPNTAATQQLMNAAIAIGDGERDHSALIRTLELLAGGPR encoded by the coding sequence ATGAATATAGGATTCATCGGACTGGGCGTCATGGGTCGCCCGATGGCGGAACACCTCATCGATTCCGGCCACACGCTGCATCTCCACCGTGTCAAGGAGGTCTCGCAGCATCTCGTCGACAAGGGCGGCAAGGCGGCGTTAGGCGCCAAGGCTGTGGCCGAAGCCTCGGACATCATCGTGCTGATGCTGCCGGATACGCCTGACGTCGAGACGGTTCTCTTCAGCGAGAACGGCGTCGCCTCGGGCTTGTCCGAGGGCAAGCTTGTCATCGATATGAGCTCGATCTCGCCGGTGGCGACGAAGAGCTTCGCCAAGCGCGTCGAGGCCCTCGGCTGCGATTATCTCGATGCTCCGGTTTCCGGCGGCGAAGTTGGCGCCAAGGCCGCCTCGCTGACGATCATGGTCGGTGGCAAGGAGCAGGCTTTCGAGCGCGCCAGACCGCTCTTCGAAAAGATGGGCAAGAACATCACCCATGTCGGCGGCAGTGGCGACGGCCAGACCGCCAAGGTCGCCAACCAGATCATCGTCGGGCTGACGATCGAAGCGGTTGCCGAAGCGCTGCTGTTTGCCAGGAAGGCCGGCGCCGACCCGGCCAAGGTGCGCGCCGCACTGATGGGCGGCTTTGCCGCCTCGCGCATCCTCGAGGTGCATGGAGAGCGCATGGTCAAGGAGACCTTCGAGCCCGGCTTCCGCATCCGCCTGCATCGCAAGGACATGACACTTGCCGTCGATGCAGCCCGCGCGCTCGATCTGTCGCTGCCGAACACCGCCGCGACGCAGCAACTGATGAATGCCGCCATCGCCATTGGCGACGGCGAACGCGACCATTCCGCCCTCATCCGCACGCTCGAACTCCTCGCCGGAGGGCCGCGCTAG
- a CDS encoding cupin domain-containing protein — MSDDHEHHHVDWREHGVKVIPGNSLDPNTAQTPGMNRAAAINNARAGAEKIWAGTVTIHANAKTGAHHHGDLESIIYVVKGKARMRWGEHLEYTAEAGPGDFIYVPPYVPHQEINASRDETLECVLVRSGQEPVVVNLDIEPIEKPEDVPWIDPIHR, encoded by the coding sequence ATGAGCGACGATCACGAGCATCATCACGTCGACTGGCGGGAACATGGCGTCAAGGTCATTCCCGGCAATTCGCTCGATCCGAACACCGCGCAGACGCCGGGCATGAACCGCGCCGCCGCGATCAACAATGCGCGTGCCGGGGCCGAGAAAATCTGGGCCGGCACGGTGACGATCCATGCCAACGCCAAGACCGGCGCCCATCATCACGGTGACCTCGAAAGCATCATCTACGTGGTCAAGGGCAAAGCCCGCATGCGCTGGGGCGAGCATCTGGAATATACCGCCGAGGCCGGTCCCGGCGACTTCATCTATGTTCCCCCCTATGTGCCGCACCAGGAGATCAACGCCAGCCGCGACGAGACGCTGGAATGCGTGCTCGTCCGTTCAGGCCAGGAGCCGGTCGTCGTCAATCTCGACATCGAGCCGATCGAGAAACCGGAAGACGTGCCCTGGATCGACCCGATCCATCGCTGA
- a CDS encoding ABC transporter ATP-binding protein: MTDLSEDVVLSVENLSIDFRLRTHILHAVENVSFELKRGQTLCLVGESGSGKSVTARSLLQIVDSPGSIVSGRILLRNGDEVTGGNGVTDIAALKPSDRAMRAIRGRRIGLIFQEPMSSLSPVHTIGSQIIEAVRLHSDLDKRAARERTVELLRQVEIPDPDRMADRYTFEFSGGMRQRAMIAMALAGNPDILIADEPTTALDVTTQAEILDLIKRLQVERGMAMLLITHDMGIVAEVADDVAVMRFGRIVERGPVDAIYHAAEHPYTRQLLASTVKLTHHVEDKLPSVAPSPQAPKPILSVRNLGKIYGWQGQANTLRAVDDASFDLYPGENLGIVGESGSGKTTLGRLILRTIEPTSGSISYRNREGREIDVTKLTKRELRTFHREVRLVFQDPFASLNPRMTVKEVIGDPLIVNGLAKGKALEDRVAELMRLVGLDPMGMERYPHAFSGGQRQRIGIGRALALDPRIIIADEATSALDVSIRSQILDLLLDIRQRLNLSFIFISHDISVVRYFCDRVAVMHRGKIVELGEAEQICTAPKEAYTKSLISAVPNPDPRDKRMLHRHRFVAPAI, encoded by the coding sequence GTGACCGATCTTTCCGAAGACGTCGTTCTCTCCGTCGAAAACCTCTCGATCGATTTCAGGCTGCGCACCCACATCCTGCACGCGGTCGAAAATGTCAGTTTCGAGCTGAAACGCGGCCAAACGCTCTGCCTCGTCGGCGAAAGCGGCTCCGGCAAGAGCGTCACCGCCCGCTCGCTGCTGCAGATCGTCGACAGCCCCGGCAGCATCGTTTCCGGCCGCATCCTGCTGCGCAACGGCGACGAGGTCACCGGGGGTAACGGGGTCACCGATATCGCCGCCCTGAAGCCGTCGGATCGGGCGATGCGCGCCATCCGCGGCCGCCGCATCGGCCTGATCTTCCAGGAGCCGATGAGCTCGCTGTCGCCGGTCCATACCATCGGTTCGCAGATCATCGAGGCCGTGCGCCTGCACAGCGATCTCGACAAGCGCGCCGCCCGCGAAAGAACCGTCGAACTGCTGCGCCAGGTCGAAATCCCCGATCCCGACAGGATGGCGGACCGCTACACCTTCGAATTTTCCGGCGGCATGCGCCAGCGCGCTATGATCGCCATGGCGCTTGCCGGCAATCCCGATATTCTCATCGCCGACGAACCGACCACGGCGCTCGATGTCACCACCCAGGCCGAAATCCTCGACCTGATCAAGCGCCTGCAGGTCGAACGCGGCATGGCCATGCTGCTCATCACCCACGATATGGGCATCGTCGCCGAAGTGGCCGACGACGTCGCCGTCATGCGCTTCGGCCGCATCGTCGAACGGGGTCCGGTCGACGCGATCTATCACGCCGCCGAGCATCCCTATACCCGCCAGCTGCTCGCCTCAACGGTGAAACTCACCCACCATGTCGAAGACAAGCTGCCATCCGTGGCGCCGTCGCCGCAGGCGCCGAAGCCGATCCTTTCCGTCCGCAACCTCGGCAAGATTTACGGCTGGCAGGGCCAGGCCAACACGCTACGCGCGGTCGACGACGCCAGTTTCGATCTTTATCCGGGCGAAAACCTCGGCATCGTCGGCGAAAGCGGCTCCGGCAAAACGACGTTGGGCCGGCTCATCCTGCGCACCATCGAGCCAACATCGGGCAGCATCAGCTATCGCAACCGGGAGGGCCGTGAGATCGACGTCACCAAGCTGACGAAACGCGAGCTGCGCACCTTCCACCGCGAAGTCCGCCTCGTCTTCCAGGATCCGTTCGCCTCGCTCAATCCGCGCATGACCGTCAAGGAGGTGATCGGCGATCCCCTCATCGTCAACGGCCTCGCCAAGGGCAAGGCGCTGGAGGACCGCGTCGCCGAGCTGATGCGGCTCGTCGGCCTCGATCCGATGGGCATGGAGCGTTACCCCCATGCCTTCTCCGGCGGCCAGCGCCAGCGTATCGGCATCGGCCGCGCGCTTGCGCTCGATCCGCGCATCATCATCGCCGACGAGGCGACCTCTGCGCTCGACGTCTCGATCCGCAGCCAGATTCTCGATCTGCTGCTCGATATCCGCCAGCGGCTGAACCTTAGCTTCATCTTCATCTCGCACGACATTTCAGTCGTGCGTTATTTCTGCGATCGGGTCGCCGTCATGCATCGCGGCAAAATCGTCGAACTCGGCGAGGCCGAGCAGATCTGCACCGCTCCCAAGGAGGCCTATACCAAGAGCCTCATATCAGCCGTTCCCAATCCTGACCCCCGCGACAAGCGCATGCTGCATCGGCATCGTTTCGTCGCGCCCGCCATCTAA
- a CDS encoding beta-galactosidase, whose translation MLNKDIQLPYGAVYFRKSNPPRDDWERDYATAGQDSLNIFRHWFMWGAIETAPGVYDWEEYDRQLDLAAANGIKTVIAELIHAVPDWAVRKYAHALQVNADGNKLGSYMGVSAATGGFSNNGGGAGALTLNCPEVKEAAGKFLTALATRYKGHPAIYGYDVWNECNYSADVDYSSYAKSAFRKWLEKKYGSLKALATAWHRYSYAEWEDIEPPVHMAPYPECIDWLQFKRDNFYDQMQWRIDTLRAVDLKNTIVAHGISGAIPNMAANGCDDWLAASKVEVYGFTWIQARKGSEAWKNWYGVDINRAAARGKPFWHAERQGGPLWLQPQVIGRDKEDGRVAEPEDIRLWSMTSLAGGARGVLNLRWRPLLDGPLFGAFGSYGMDGSRTPRSDMASAMAKWANDTAQGPLWEAKPVRGEVGILVIRETQEFDYLLNHDRKEKPYPEAMWGAYRAFLEQGAQPDWVHIDDIDPYDFLYFPYPIMFTSEQAKRLKAWVENGGTLIAEACPGYFGDRGHVGTVQPNMGLDEVFGAREEEVEFMPDIGDRIHFDLDGAAVDGGGFLQSYRLAGGAARGHFTDGRLAVVENTFGNGRTLLIGTNPSVAYYRTQGKANGAFFAELITWSGKKRHATLSNGALFPRIHVGEKGSFLWLVNPTRTAQKTEVTLARGMLARGQPVWPIDHMDNGGIEVPARDVLILPLDR comes from the coding sequence ATGCTCAATAAAGATATCCAACTGCCCTACGGCGCCGTCTATTTTCGCAAATCAAATCCGCCCCGCGACGATTGGGAGCGCGACTACGCGACCGCTGGGCAAGACAGCCTCAACATCTTCCGCCACTGGTTCATGTGGGGCGCGATCGAGACAGCACCCGGCGTTTACGACTGGGAAGAATATGACCGCCAGTTGGACCTTGCCGCCGCAAACGGCATCAAGACAGTCATCGCCGAACTGATCCATGCCGTGCCCGACTGGGCCGTTCGCAAATACGCCCATGCGCTGCAGGTCAATGCCGACGGCAACAAGCTCGGTTCCTATATGGGCGTCTCGGCGGCGACCGGCGGCTTCTCCAATAATGGCGGCGGTGCCGGCGCCCTGACGCTGAACTGCCCGGAGGTCAAGGAAGCTGCCGGCAAGTTCCTGACCGCGCTCGCCACCCGCTACAAGGGTCACCCGGCAATCTATGGCTACGACGTCTGGAACGAGTGCAACTATTCCGCCGATGTCGATTACAGCAGCTACGCCAAATCAGCCTTCCGCAAGTGGCTGGAGAAGAAATACGGGAGCCTGAAGGCCCTGGCGACAGCCTGGCACCGCTACAGCTACGCCGAATGGGAGGATATCGAGCCGCCGGTCCACATGGCGCCCTATCCCGAATGCATCGACTGGCTGCAGTTCAAGCGCGACAACTTCTACGACCAGATGCAGTGGCGCATCGACACACTCCGCGCCGTCGATCTGAAGAACACCATCGTTGCCCACGGCATATCGGGCGCAATTCCCAACATGGCGGCCAACGGCTGCGACGACTGGCTCGCCGCTTCCAAGGTCGAAGTCTACGGCTTCACCTGGATCCAAGCGCGCAAGGGCTCGGAAGCCTGGAAGAACTGGTACGGCGTCGATATCAACCGCGCCGCCGCCCGCGGCAAGCCTTTCTGGCATGCCGAGCGCCAGGGCGGCCCCCTTTGGCTGCAGCCGCAGGTGATCGGCCGCGACAAGGAGGATGGCCGTGTCGCCGAGCCCGAGGATATCCGCCTCTGGAGCATGACCTCGCTTGCCGGCGGCGCCCGCGGCGTCCTAAACCTTCGCTGGCGCCCACTGCTTGACGGCCCCCTTTTCGGCGCCTTCGGCTCCTACGGCATGGACGGCTCGCGCACGCCGCGCTCCGACATGGCGAGCGCCATGGCAAAGTGGGCAAACGACACGGCGCAAGGTCCCCTCTGGGAGGCAAAGCCGGTGCGCGGCGAGGTCGGCATCCTGGTTATCCGCGAAACACAGGAGTTCGATTACCTCCTGAACCACGATCGTAAGGAAAAGCCCTATCCCGAAGCAATGTGGGGCGCCTATCGCGCCTTCCTCGAACAGGGCGCGCAGCCGGACTGGGTGCATATCGACGATATCGACCCCTATGATTTCCTCTATTTCCCCTACCCGATCATGTTCACATCAGAACAGGCAAAACGCCTGAAAGCCTGGGTCGAAAACGGCGGCACGCTGATTGCCGAAGCATGCCCCGGCTATTTCGGCGATCGTGGCCATGTCGGCACCGTGCAGCCGAACATGGGCCTCGACGAGGTCTTCGGTGCGCGCGAGGAAGAAGTCGAATTCATGCCCGATATCGGCGACCGCATCCATTTCGATCTCGACGGCGCAGCTGTCGACGGCGGCGGTTTCCTGCAGTCCTACCGGCTGGCGGGCGGCGCGGCACGTGGGCATTTCACCGACGGCCGTCTTGCCGTCGTCGAAAATACCTTTGGCAACGGCCGCACGCTGCTAATTGGCACCAATCCCTCCGTCGCCTATTACCGCACGCAGGGAAAGGCGAACGGGGCTTTCTTCGCCGAACTAATAACATGGAGCGGCAAGAAGCGGCATGCGACGCTTTCGAATGGCGCGCTCTTCCCGCGCATTCACGTCGGGGAGAAAGGCAGCTTTCTCTGGCTCGTCAACCCGACGAGAACTGCACAGAAAACAGAGGTGACGCTTGCCCGCGGAATGTTGGCGCGAGGCCAACCCGTCTGGCCGATCGACCATATGGACAATGGCGGCATCGAGGTGCCGGCGCGCGATGTGCTGATCCTGCCGCTCGATCGTTGA